CTGGATGGGAGAGCCCGAGGTTTTACGCATGTTCGCCAGGCACTATGACACCGGCGAGCCCATGCCGCAGGAATTCATCGACAAGATCGTCGCCTCGGCAAAATTCAACCAGGGTTTTGCCACGGTCGAGTATATGGCGGCTTCCTACCTCGATCTGAACTACCACACGCTCAGCCACCCGGCTGAGATCGGTGACCCGAGGGAATTTGAAATCGCAGCCATGGAAGCGATCGGGCTGATCGAGGAGATCATCCCGCGTTACCGCAGCGGTTATTTTGCCCATATCTTTTCGGGGGGTTATTCCTCCGGTTACTACGGCTACATGTGGTCCGAGGTTCTGGATGCCGATGCATTCCAGGCCTTCAAGGAGACCAGCCTCTTTGACCAGGAAACGGCGGCGAAATTTCGCAAACACATACTCGCCAAAGGCGGTTCCGAACCGGGCATGGATTTGTATGTCGCGTTCCGCGGGCGCGAACCGTCTATCGAGCCTCTGCTCGAAAGGCGAGGAATGACCGACAGCGAATAAGCTGTGCCGTTTTACAACCCGGAAAAAAGAAAGGCGCTGTCTGTTGACGGCGCCTTTTTTCCAACCAGTGCACTGATCAATAATCGTACATCAGTGCATGCTCATAGTTTGCCAGCCGATCCTGAAAAACCGCTTGATCCCTTTCCAGGTGCAGGATCTCATGCTCGAGTTCGCCTCGACGATGCGCCATATCCTTGGCGTCTATCAGCAGTATCGCCCGTTCCTCGTTGGTGGTCTCGCTATCAATCACCGCCGCCGCAATACGCACCATGTCCTCTTCCAGTTCGTGCAATTCCTCCTTTCGGAGGGCGAGCATGCGGGTGGTATTATTTACCTGTGCGCGCAACGAGTACAAATGCTTGCCTTCCTGGTATGCAGCGACAAATGCCGGTTCGAGATCGGCGGGGCAAATTCCCGAGTAGCTATGACCACGCCGACCGACGGCAAAACCGGTTTGCGGCCGGCAGAATTCTCTCAACCCTTTTTCCCTGCCTTCCTGGTAGGCAACTAGGTCGGGTGTAACATCGTAATCGGCACATGCTTTTCTGTATTTTCCGATACGGTCAGCGTTCCGGCCCTGGGCTCCGTCCTCGAAACCAATGGCATACCAGTCGCCGGTCAAGCATTCCTCCTGGCTCATGGTCGCGCATCCTTGCACGGCAAACAGGGCCACCAGTGCCAAGGCAATCCGAATTTTCATGTCATCCTCCCGGCCGGCCGCAAATAAGCATCGGTAAATATCTCATTTGGGCAGCAGTTTAATGGTATTTTGACATAATATCCGTGACCAGGATCACGTTAGGAGTTCGATCCGCTGCCGGTATCAGTGCCCCAGCAATTTCTCCAGCCGATCGAGATCGTTGATCACCCGCCAGTTGCCTCCGCCCGCTTCCACCACTGTTTTCCACCCTTCGAGGCGGTCGAGATACTGCCTGGGATCCACATTATCGGCTCGCAACTTCGTTACGTTCAGCGCAACCACCTCGAATCCGTCCAGCTCCAGCGGGATATCCCGGATATAACCTTCCATCAGGTCTTCTTTCATGTCCGAGAATATAAATATCACTTTCCGGCCGGTTTCTTTTTCGTTGAGGTACTCGATCGCCTGCAGAATTCCGCCGGTGATATCGGTGTATGGCGACGACTTGACGCTGCGTGTAAACGCTGCGATCTGCTCCGAGAAACGGCGCTTCTGCCGGTTCGCGGTACTCGGACGATCGTCGAAAGTCACTTTCGCGATAATGTCCTTCTCACTAAAACTACCCGTATCGATCCGCGCCACGGCGAAACTGTCAGACGGCCCCAGCCTGGTCAAGGTGTAGTTAATAATGTGCTCCGCCTTGTCCAGTTCCTGGCTATAGGTGCCGGAAGTGTCGAGCAGCAGATACGCACCCGTGTTTCTGGCAACCGGTTCCCCGCATGCCGTGAGCAGGAAAATGAGGATTATCGGCAGAGTCCGAATTTTCATGGTGACACCTCTTTAAGCTGACTGGCCGAATCGTTGCGTTTCCTGACCACCATGTGCTCGATCCACAATGGCACGATGATCAGCAGGTCGTAGAGTTTCTGCAAAAAACTCGCGCCATACCGGAAGGCATTGCCCAGGACCCGCATCAACAATGCAACGATGCCCAGCAAGCCTATCCCGATCACGCCAATAACCGTACGCATCGAATGCACGAAGGTTTCCAGCGGGATGGCAACGAATACCAGGGCAAATGGCAGCACGAAGCCCATACCCATCTGCGCTGCCGTCGTTATCCATTGGAAAT
The sequence above is drawn from the Pseudomonadota bacterium genome and encodes:
- a CDS encoding DUF2799 domain-containing protein — translated: MKIRIALALVALFAVQGCATMSQEECLTGDWYAIGFEDGAQGRNADRIGKYRKACADYDVTPDLVAYQEGREKGLREFCRPQTGFAVGRRGHSYSGICPADLEPAFVAAYQEGKHLYSLRAQVNNTTRMLALRKEELHELEEDMVRIAAAVIDSETTNEERAILLIDAKDMAHRRGELEHEILHLERDQAVFQDRLANYEHALMYDY
- a CDS encoding VWA domain-containing protein: MKIRTLPIILIFLLTACGEPVARNTGAYLLLDTSGTYSQELDKAEHIINYTLTRLGPSDSFAVARIDTGSFSEKDIIAKVTFDDRPSTANRQKRRFSEQIAAFTRSVKSSPYTDITGGILQAIEYLNEKETGRKVIFIFSDMKEDLMEGYIRDIPLELDGFEVVALNVTKLRADNVDPRQYLDRLEGWKTVVEAGGGNWRVINDLDRLEKLLGH